From one Deltaproteobacteria bacterium genomic stretch:
- a CDS encoding YdcF family protein encodes MKTYIIVISVLILAAYLFISFIHNMSGYKDAGMSSDVIVVLTGGTGRIETGASLLSKGRAPFLILSGVNRESDLKSIFFKTNIDIDSKRVILETSSKSTYENAVEVKAILKEKGFKDIVLVTSNYHTKRAFYIFRKVLPPDVKIQTHPVSTPNFDENRWWQHATSIGIVVMEFIKFYWYKVQLYFYTIPYINN; translated from the coding sequence ATGAAAACATATATAATAGTAATCTCTGTCTTGATTTTAGCAGCTTATCTATTTATTTCCTTTATCCATAACATGAGCGGTTATAAAGATGCGGGGATGTCTTCGGATGTTATAGTTGTCCTAACCGGAGGGACAGGCAGGATAGAAACCGGAGCCTCCCTTTTATCAAAAGGACGGGCGCCATTTCTCATCCTGTCAGGTGTAAACAGAGAATCTGACCTGAAGTCAATATTCTTCAAGACAAATATAGATATTGATTCCAAAAGGGTAATCCTTGAAACCAGCTCAAAAAGCACTTATGAAAACGCTGTGGAGGTAAAGGCAATTCTGAAGGAAAAGGGGTTTAAGGATATTGTCCTTGTTACATCTAACTATCACACGAAGAGGGCATTTTACATATTTAGAAAGGTCTTGCCGCCTGATGTGAAGATACAAACCCATCCTGTGTCTACGCCTAATTTTGACGAAAACAGGTGGTGGCAGCATGCGACCAGTATAGGAATAGTCGTTATGGAGTTTATAAAATTTTACTGGTATAAAGTGCAATTATATTTCTACACAATCCCCTACATTAACAATTAA
- a CDS encoding DUF3391 domain-containing protein, with translation MIKRVSVKKLKIGNYVEKIDQSWFSTPFLFHQFKIKSSEDIQKLIDSRIEDVYINTEKGLDVDEKEVVEISTSSSINYIEVPVGSLIAGEVIPFSLYTKDGDGFTIYLKNNLPLHSEILYDIREHNIQTLYIDERERHLLDEYLKSVEGEKELSRKGLAKGFETQERTHRYNDYLNNYIPINPSILISGLAIPFPLSIEQDIRVSLFHEADRIFDEDLIPSFFPDYKKANILIRIEDKDKYQFYLKGLLAKIQTSEIKEDVRIAIIKENTKIVTKELLENPRSGIHLKEAKNSVNELIQTVLENPSSFYSLMRINTHDYYTYVHSVNVCTISIGIGMLMGLAGNHELFNLGFGALLHDIGKSMIDSSLINKPGNLTDTEFNIMKNHVLFGEKIIEGHKDIPEIALYPLKHHHEKISGVGYPRGLSGDAIHLFGRISAISDIYDALTTERAYKKALSPFDASNYLARHTLDYDQKVFKYFVAMLGKQERMRVMD, from the coding sequence ATGATTAAAAGGGTATCTGTAAAAAAACTTAAGATTGGTAATTATGTAGAAAAGATTGACCAAAGTTGGTTTTCAACACCATTTCTGTTTCACCAGTTCAAGATTAAGTCTTCTGAAGATATTCAGAAACTTATAGACAGCAGGATTGAAGATGTCTATATAAATACAGAAAAGGGGCTTGATGTTGATGAAAAAGAGGTAGTTGAGATTTCTACCAGCAGTTCCATTAACTATATAGAGGTGCCTGTAGGTTCCCTTATAGCAGGTGAAGTAATTCCATTCAGTTTGTATACTAAAGATGGGGATGGGTTCACCATTTATTTAAAAAACAACCTCCCCCTCCACTCTGAAATCCTATATGATATAAGGGAGCATAATATACAAACCCTTTACATAGATGAAAGAGAGAGGCATTTACTTGATGAATATCTAAAAAGTGTTGAGGGGGAAAAGGAACTATCCAGAAAAGGTCTTGCAAAAGGCTTTGAGACACAGGAAAGAACCCATAGATACAATGATTATCTCAACAACTATATCCCCATTAACCCTTCCATACTTATATCAGGACTTGCAATCCCGTTTCCATTATCCATTGAGCAGGATATAAGGGTCTCTTTATTCCATGAGGCAGACAGGATATTTGACGAAGATTTAATACCTTCTTTTTTCCCTGATTACAAAAAGGCAAACATCCTGATAAGGATAGAAGATAAGGACAAGTACCAATTTTATCTAAAGGGATTATTGGCAAAGATACAGACATCCGAGATTAAAGAGGATGTCAGGATTGCGATAATAAAGGAAAATACAAAGATTGTTACAAAGGAATTGCTTGAAAATCCACGAAGCGGCATTCATCTGAAAGAGGCAAAAAACTCTGTTAATGAATTGATTCAAACAGTGCTTGAAAATCCGTCATCGTTTTATAGCCTTATGCGGATAAATACCCACGACTACTATACCTATGTCCATTCTGTTAATGTATGTACCATTTCCATAGGTATTGGAATGTTGATGGGGCTGGCAGGGAACCATGAACTTTTTAATCTTGGTTTTGGCGCCTTGCTTCATGACATCGGCAAGAGTATGATAGATTCTAGTCTTATAAATAAGCCCGGGAATTTAACTGATACGGAATTCAATATAATGAAAAATCATGTTTTGTTTGGGGAGAAAATCATAGAGGGTCATAAGGACATCCCTGAAATAGCGCTCTATCCATTAAAGCATCACCACGAGAAGATAAGCGGTGTTGGTTATCCCCGTGGACTTTCAGGAGATGCGATACACCTCTTTGGCAGGATTTCAGCCATTTCAGATATATATGATGCCTTGACCACTGAACGGGCATATAAGAAGGCGCTCTCTCCGTTTGATGCATCAAACTATCTTGCAAGACATACCCTGGATTATGACCAGAAGGTGTTCAAGTATTTTGTTGCCATGCTTGGCAAACAGGAGAGGATGAGGGTTATGGATTGA
- the miaA gene encoding tRNA (adenosine(37)-N6)-dimethylallyltransferase MiaA encodes MTISTAFFGLKIKIVVIAGPTASGKSEIAVRLAERFNAEIVNADSMQVYRFMDIGTAKPSAPDRLRIRHHVTDIVNPDEDYTAAQYKFDAARAIDDIRKRGKNIFVVGGTGLYIRALTRGLFKGPGRNEMLRMKLERLSEKKGNGYLYRILKRVDPVSASKIHPNNEARIVRALEVYLSAGKSISSFQMEHGFMETPYKTLYIGLAKDRLMLYQDIDTRVEGMIEAGFIDEVKRLLDMGFAPELKPMQALGYKEAVLYLHGKIGFDDMDREIKKNTKRYAKRQLTWFKKEPDIIWLGAEDGPQITYQVKRFLEG; translated from the coding sequence ATGACGATTTCAACTGCATTTTTTGGGTTAAAAATAAAGATTGTTGTAATAGCAGGTCCGACGGCATCAGGAAAGTCAGAGATTGCGGTAAGACTGGCAGAGAGGTTTAATGCTGAAATTGTCAATGCAGACTCCATGCAGGTATATAGATTCATGGATATAGGGACAGCAAAACCCTCTGCCCCTGACAGATTACGGATAAGACACCATGTTACAGATATTGTAAATCCTGATGAAGACTATACCGCTGCACAGTATAAATTTGACGCTGCAAGGGCAATAGATGATATACGGAAGCGGGGTAAAAATATCTTTGTAGTGGGCGGCACAGGGCTTTATATCAGGGCGCTCACAAGAGGGCTCTTTAAAGGTCCTGGTAGAAATGAGATGCTGCGGATGAAACTTGAGAGGTTGTCTGAAAAAAAAGGGAATGGATACCTCTATAGGATATTAAAAAGGGTTGACCCTGTATCTGCTTCAAAGATACACCCTAATAATGAGGCGAGGATTGTAAGGGCATTGGAGGTATATCTTTCTGCAGGTAAATCTATATCATCATTTCAGATGGAGCATGGTTTTATGGAAACGCCTTACAAGACCTTGTATATAGGGCTTGCAAAAGACAGGCTCATGCTGTATCAGGATATAGATACAAGGGTTGAGGGGATGATTGAGGCAGGGTTCATAGATGAGGTGAAAAGGCTTCTGGATATGGGTTTTGCCCCTGAACTGAAACCAATGCAGGCTTTAGGATATAAAGAGGCAGTGCTTTACCTTCACGGGAAAATAGGTTTTGATGATATGGATAGAGAAATCAAAAAGAATACAAAAAGGTATGCCAAGAGACAACTAACATGGTTTAAAAAAGAACCTGATATAATCTGGCTTGGTGCAGAAGATGGGCCTCAAATTACCTATCAAGTAAAAAGGTTTTTGGAAGGGTGA
- a CDS encoding branched-chain amino acid ABC transporter substrate-binding protein has product MANKPKSQESKFKTLLLFTAYLLLFTVFIGCTRKEDTIKIGVAGPLTGDQAKMGMDLKNGVELAVSEWNERGGLLGKKIELLAEDDQHDPKSAVTVANKLTNSEVVGVIGHWNSSASIPASEVYRDRGNIPMLTPASTNPQLTERGFENVFRVCGRDDQQGSIAAEFVSRKLKIKKVAIIHDKTTYGQGLADEFKKALGGVEVVYYGVIIQGDKDFRAVLTSIKDTMPELIYFGGIYPEAGLLIKQAKELGIKSPFMSGDGTIDKEFIKIAGRDNAEGTYLTFSPDPINIPSSKAFLDKYHAKYGEHGPYSIYAYDAANILLTGIRNAGSLEGKKILDAIRNLKYEGALGLIQFDKKGDVLKAPYVVWLTKDGDFKEYWSPAKE; this is encoded by the coding sequence ATGGCAAACAAACCCAAATCTCAAGAATCTAAATTTAAAACTTTATTACTGTTCACTGCTTACCTCTTACTGTTCACTGTCTTCATTGGCTGCACAAGAAAGGAAGATACCATTAAGATAGGGGTGGCTGGACCATTGACAGGAGACCAAGCAAAGATGGGAATGGATTTGAAGAATGGTGTGGAACTTGCTGTATCAGAGTGGAATGAAAGGGGCGGGCTGCTTGGAAAGAAGATTGAACTTCTTGCAGAGGATGACCAGCATGACCCAAAAAGTGCTGTAACTGTTGCCAATAAACTCACCAATTCGGAGGTTGTCGGTGTTATAGGCCACTGGAACAGTTCTGCGTCAATCCCTGCATCTGAAGTGTATAGAGACAGGGGAAATATCCCAATGCTCACCCCTGCCTCAACAAACCCGCAATTAACAGAGAGGGGATTTGAAAATGTCTTCAGGGTTTGCGGCAGAGATGACCAGCAGGGTAGTATTGCAGCAGAATTTGTTTCAAGGAAATTAAAGATAAAAAAAGTTGCAATCATACACGATAAAACAACTTACGGACAGGGGCTTGCAGATGAGTTTAAAAAGGCGCTGGGAGGTGTGGAAGTAGTTTATTATGGTGTTATTATTCAGGGTGATAAGGATTTTAGGGCTGTCTTAACAAGTATAAAGGATACGATGCCTGAACTTATATATTTTGGCGGTATATACCCTGAGGCAGGGCTACTTATAAAACAGGCAAAGGAACTCGGTATAAAATCGCCTTTTATGAGCGGTGATGGGACCATTGACAAAGAATTTATTAAGATTGCAGGTAGAGATAATGCAGAAGGGACATATCTTACATTCAGCCCTGACCCAATAAACATACCAAGTTCAAAGGCATTTCTTGACAAGTATCATGCAAAATACGGAGAGCATGGTCCATACTCAATATATGCCTATGATGCTGCAAACATACTGCTGACAGGCATTAGAAATGCAGGCAGCCTTGAAGGTAAAAAGATACTGGATGCAATACGAAACCTTAAATACGAGGGCGCCCTTGGTTTAATTCAGTTTGACAAAAAGGGAGATGTGTTAAAGGCGCCTTATGTTGTCTGGCTCACAAAGGATGGTGATTTCAAGGAATACTGGTCACCTGCAAAAGAATAG
- a CDS encoding cytochrome c, which produces MKTRSQLVALTSALIFALFIAAPFADAAEKRCRIGNEKVECPTRTDAELQTAVANFDKEATDMMKGIGGSTYGIAPFDYLTGVGKRTTKADTKTFKVESGYAKGTGRTEAWDRIKKPASGEAIYNQWTNNWSPSFKSTLVAGADPNEGKQWYYVYCVGCHGWLLHGDGPNAVYLDPKPRILTKGSYMNKKTNVELFATIKGGGGSVDLSEIMPAWGNLLQDQDIWNVIAWIRANADVKPITSLEDYLNPKSSFDPKSKENAVTPLNAAKSPEFKDAQETVEASLAGRGGKQKGAGFVEGGLRKAPEKVTIE; this is translated from the coding sequence ATGAAAACAAGGTCGCAGTTAGTAGCATTAACAAGTGCGCTCATATTTGCACTGTTTATTGCAGCACCATTTGCAGATGCTGCTGAGAAGAGATGCCGCATAGGCAATGAAAAAGTTGAGTGCCCTACGAGGACAGATGCTGAACTGCAAACAGCAGTTGCCAACTTTGATAAAGAGGCTACAGACATGATGAAGGGCATTGGCGGAAGCACATACGGCATAGCACCCTTTGACTACCTCACCGGCGTCGGTAAGAGGACTACCAAGGCTGACACAAAGACCTTCAAGGTTGAAAGCGGTTACGCAAAGGGCACTGGCAGGACAGAGGCATGGGACAGAATTAAGAAACCTGCCTCAGGCGAGGCTATCTACAACCAGTGGACAAACAACTGGTCGCCTTCGTTTAAGAGCACTCTGGTTGCTGGCGCAGACCCGAATGAAGGCAAGCAGTGGTATTATGTTTATTGCGTAGGGTGCCACGGCTGGCTTCTGCACGGTGATGGTCCTAATGCAGTGTATCTTGACCCAAAGCCGAGGATACTTACAAAGGGTTCGTATATGAACAAAAAGACAAATGTAGAACTCTTTGCAACAATCAAGGGCGGCGGCGGTTCAGTTGACCTTTCAGAGATTATGCCTGCATGGGGCAATCTTTTACAGGATCAGGATATCTGGAATGTTATTGCATGGATAAGGGCAAACGCGGATGTAAAGCCAATAACAAGCCTGGAAGACTATCTAAACCCAAAATCTTCATTTGACCCAAAGTCAAAGGAAAACGCAGTTACTCCATTGAATGCTGCAAAAAGCCCTGAGTTTAAGGATGCACAGGAAACAGTTGAGGCATCGTTGGCAGGCAGAGGCGGGAAGCAGAAGGGCGCTGGTTTTGTTGAAGGTGGTTTAAGAAAGGCGCCTGAAAAGGTTACAATAGAATAA
- the mutL gene encoding DNA mismatch repair endonuclease MutL — protein sequence MGKGKIKIMPPNIAIKIAAGEVVESPASVVKELIENSIDAGAGNISVYITDGGKGLIRVSDNGEGMDKEGALLAFERHATSKIVKEDDLYSITTMGFRGEALPSIASVSDTVLTTRTRGKIEGTQIRIKGGHVEDIIECGSPDGTTVEVKDIFFNVPARLKFLRSHATEVGNIHDWVIRLSLANPDIRFKLTSGKTVLLDSRQDCDLRERIRDVFGKDVIKEIIPVDYREHGISIKGFVSNTNLSYPTTKGIFIFVNRRWIRNKGVNYALLRAYKNLLMKDRCPFAALFIEIPPQDVDVNIHPAKVEVRFKNPKFIYDTVSDAIKHGLYRHLGSKGETYTRDMQRQWSGDRDSGKTEYLSMPHWNGEVKEYRANYSTDIAADNINLFFKGDFSYNSKIRFDELSFIGQLWEEYILCEDRDQFYIIDQHAAAERVTYEKLKLMYNTSGIKSQMLLVPEMIELSVAEISAIESAFSIIEKAGFEIEPFGSNTVAIKSIPQILSGKGCGSLIKDMAEEIVSMDKTTAVDDVIEAIMVRIACHTVIRGKRVLAREEVNALLKQMSETDFASNCPHGRPAVKKLSRIEIETMFKRR from the coding sequence ATGGGCAAAGGTAAAATAAAGATAATGCCGCCTAACATCGCCATAAAAATTGCCGCAGGCGAGGTTGTAGAGAGTCCTGCATCAGTTGTAAAGGAACTTATAGAAAACTCTATTGATGCCGGTGCAGGTAATATCTCGGTATATATCACAGATGGAGGCAAAGGTTTAATCAGGGTCAGCGATAATGGTGAAGGCATGGATAAAGAGGGTGCGCTGCTTGCGTTTGAAAGGCATGCAACGAGTAAGATTGTTAAAGAAGATGATTTATATTCAATTACCACAATGGGGTTTAGGGGTGAGGCCTTGCCAAGTATTGCCTCTGTCAGCGATACGGTGCTTACGACAAGGACAAGGGGTAAGATTGAAGGCACACAAATCAGAATAAAGGGGGGGCATGTTGAAGATATAATAGAGTGCGGCTCTCCTGATGGAACTACTGTAGAGGTTAAGGATATATTTTTCAATGTGCCTGCAAGACTAAAATTTTTAAGGTCTCATGCAACAGAGGTTGGCAATATCCATGATTGGGTCATTCGTTTAAGTCTTGCAAACCCTGATATTAGATTTAAACTGACCAGTGGTAAGACAGTTCTGTTGGACAGCCGTCAAGATTGTGATTTAAGAGAACGAATCCGCGATGTGTTTGGCAAGGATGTTATTAAAGAAATTATCCCTGTTGACTATAGGGAACATGGCATTTCCATAAAGGGTTTTGTATCCAACACAAACCTTTCTTATCCAACAACAAAGGGGATATTTATCTTTGTAAACAGAAGGTGGATAAGGAATAAGGGTGTTAATTATGCCCTGCTGCGGGCATATAAAAATCTTTTGATGAAAGACCGCTGTCCATTTGCTGCCCTGTTTATTGAAATCCCGCCGCAGGATGTTGATGTAAATATCCATCCTGCAAAGGTTGAGGTTAGATTCAAAAATCCAAAGTTTATTTACGATACCGTGTCAGATGCAATTAAACACGGACTTTACCGGCATCTTGGATCCAAGGGTGAAACATATACCCGTGATATGCAAAGGCAGTGGTCAGGAGACAGGGATTCTGGCAAGACTGAATACCTTTCTATGCCGCACTGGAATGGAGAGGTTAAAGAATATCGGGCAAACTATTCCACAGATATTGCAGCAGATAATATCAATCTCTTTTTTAAAGGTGATTTTAGTTACAACAGCAAAATCAGGTTTGATGAACTGTCCTTTATCGGTCAGTTGTGGGAAGAGTATATCCTGTGCGAGGACCGGGACCAGTTTTACATAATTGACCAACATGCTGCAGCAGAAAGGGTAACTTATGAAAAACTAAAACTGATGTATAATACATCAGGCATAAAAAGCCAGATGCTCCTTGTCCCTGAGATGATTGAACTTTCTGTCGCAGAAATATCTGCGATAGAATCGGCTTTTTCTATAATAGAAAAGGCAGGTTTTGAGATAGAGCCTTTTGGCAGCAATACAGTTGCAATCAAATCCATCCCCCAAATCCTTTCAGGAAAGGGGTGCGGCAGTTTAATTAAGGATATGGCAGAAGAGATTGTATCTATGGATAAGACAACAGCAGTAGATGATGTGATTGAGGCAATAATGGTAAGGATTGCATGCCATACCGTAATAAGAGGCAAAAGGGTGCTTGCAAGGGAAGAGGTAAATGCCCTGCTTAAGCAGATGTCAGAGACTGATTTTGCATCAAACTGTCCGCATGGAAGGCCTGCGGTAAAAAAACTGTCAAGGATAGAGATAGAAACAATGTTCAAAAGGAGATGA
- a CDS encoding metal-dependent hydrolase, whose amino-acid sequence MKLTYHGHSCFILEGSKHSIIFDPFLNGNPAAKIKPDDVHVDAILVSHGHADHLGDAVFISKRCLTPVIAPYELVGYCEAKGAKGHPMHIGGSHEFPFGRVKLTIAHHGSTTDTGATGNPCGFIVTMEGKTIYHAGDTGLFYDMKLIGETNNIDVALLPIGDNFTMGIEDAIRAVEFLKPKTVIPMHYNTWDVIKQDPQKFVDGLKGSDTRCLIVNVGDCVEI is encoded by the coding sequence ATGAAACTAACATATCACGGTCATTCATGTTTTATTCTGGAGGGAAGTAAACACAGCATAATATTTGACCCGTTCTTAAATGGCAATCCTGCGGCAAAGATAAAGCCGGATGATGTCCATGTTGATGCAATCCTTGTAAGCCACGGTCATGCAGACCATCTTGGTGATGCTGTTTTTATAAGCAAGAGATGCCTTACCCCTGTAATCGCACCGTATGAACTTGTAGGCTACTGCGAGGCAAAGGGTGCAAAAGGACATCCCATGCACATTGGCGGCAGTCATGAGTTTCCATTTGGCAGGGTTAAACTTACTATTGCCCATCACGGCTCAACGACTGACACAGGTGCAACAGGAAATCCCTGCGGGTTTATTGTAACAATGGAAGGCAAAACAATATACCATGCAGGGGATACAGGGCTTTTCTATGACATGAAACTCATAGGAGAAACCAATAATATAGATGTGGCGCTCCTCCCCATTGGAGATAATTTTACAATGGGCATAGAAGATGCCATAAGGGCAGTGGAGTTCTTAAAACCAAAAACAGTGATACCAATGCACTACAATACATGGGATGTAATAAAACAGGACCCACAGAAATTTGTGGATGGTTTGAAGGGTTCTGATACAAGGTGTTTAATTGTTAATGTAGGGGATTGTGTAGAAATATAA
- a CDS encoding DUF799 family lipoprotein produces the protein MKRLMVILILLGVSGCGHAVPHKIAKDYKNKITGTIAVLPVIGEKADSDVRYLFRIMTQERLHQMNYNPLPIGVVDEKLTSANIGKKEFLSKPPAEMAGLLGVDAVIYITITDYDRDFLITYASLGIEARFDMYLGAAGEKIWTAKYKHKESDFGIDKNMLKIQITKIYEPIIQRIVDAAFSTLPANPEKREIIKQGEDKKRYFEWLK, from the coding sequence ATGAAAAGACTAATGGTAATCCTTATACTGCTTGGCGTATCTGGCTGTGGACATGCGGTTCCGCATAAGATAGCAAAAGATTACAAAAATAAGATTACTGGGACTATCGCAGTCCTGCCTGTAATAGGTGAAAAGGCTGATAGCGATGTCAGGTATCTGTTTCGCATTATGACACAGGAGAGACTGCATCAGATGAACTATAACCCTTTGCCGATTGGGGTTGTTGATGAAAAACTCACATCAGCAAATATCGGCAAAAAGGAATTCCTCTCCAAACCGCCTGCTGAAATGGCAGGGCTTCTCGGTGTTGATGCTGTTATCTATATTACCATAACTGACTATGACAGGGATTTTCTGATAACATACGCATCCCTGGGCATAGAGGCAAGATTTGATATGTATCTGGGTGCTGCCGGCGAGAAGATATGGACTGCCAAATATAAGCACAAGGAATCAGATTTCGGCATAGATAAAAATATGCTGAAAATCCAGATTACAAAAATCTACGAGCCGATTATTCAAAGGATCGTTGATGCTGCATTTTCAACCCTTCCTGCAAACCCTGAAAAAAGGGAAATAATTAAACAGGGAGAAGACAAAAAGAGATATTTTGAATGGTTAAAATAA
- a CDS encoding CDP-alcohol phosphatidyltransferase family protein has product MNIPNLLTIFRILLVPVFIILIINYELKTALLVFILAAVTDGLDGLIARVFNQKTKLGAYLDPVADKLLLASAYITLAAQNILPNWLTVIVVSRDVIILIGIVVLVVMGKPVEIKPSMISKTTTALQILTVVFTIVWFSIPSIITSSLIPLTAIFTIASGIYYIYRGVGRLN; this is encoded by the coding sequence ATAAATATCCCTAATCTTTTAACTATATTCCGTATACTTCTTGTCCCGGTTTTTATTATCCTCATAATAAATTATGAATTAAAAACTGCCCTTTTGGTTTTTATACTTGCCGCGGTAACAGATGGTCTGGATGGGCTCATTGCCAGGGTTTTCAATCAGAAGACAAAATTGGGTGCATATCTGGACCCTGTTGCAGATAAATTACTTCTGGCGTCTGCATATATAACCCTTGCTGCACAAAATATCCTCCCAAACTGGCTGACTGTAATAGTTGTAAGCAGGGATGTGATAATACTCATCGGCATTGTAGTCCTTGTTGTTATGGGTAAACCTGTGGAAATAAAACCGTCAATGATTAGCAAGACTACAACAGCATTGCAGATATTAACGGTTGTCTTTACCATTGTTTGGTTTAGTATACCTTCAATCATAACATCCTCCCTTATCCCATTGACAGCAATCTTTACAATAGCATCTGGCATCTATTATATTTACAGAGGGGTAGGGAGGCTTAACTGA
- a CDS encoding beta-propeller fold lactonase family protein codes for MQFRKIGFLIAACIMLAAVPLAVNAAERDWHITETSPNDAPLQDTMLMYNAGGTDGSVAVFGVPSMRTYRHILVGVDLHEPVFSAKDNSGTKNLNPDGKFLYVNDKAANTIGVINLQLGALERLIALPFPFGVHHISLSRDGKSLYATGELTGKMAKVDIATGKAQVIDWGPAPSAPDYLDVSKPPKKEMIFSGNYYHSTVGVFQPNPFKLIKEIPVGKNPHGTDAEPKGRYIQVADKLSATLTIIDVDTLSVKKVIPAGAGPLHNVFDAKGNAYTSCFVADSIVKTNLDKLEVVDEFPVHYRIGHIAVTDDAKYVFALNKFSTGLFSPTGIRWPVNHEMIDADEKSPTYGKSLKIIPVDGEPHNAKIISANMIKDWTMGQAEKGGLLDKPLTEVRPTHVSGKISYLPVDTGKPGITVAKDGVKEIRVKAFSYGYVPRQMRVNKGDKVRIIVTNIDKASGITKNPDVIMGFTIYGPYATRTMLHIPRGVSLMSEFVADYAGEYEIYCETFCGPLHLEMRAAFFVDDPKKGPSNLGVGDYDEAQKQKQLNVPEEHLSAPKPEIL; via the coding sequence ATGCAATTTAGGAAGATTGGTTTTCTAATAGCAGCATGTATAATGCTGGCTGCGGTTCCTTTGGCAGTAAATGCTGCTGAAAGAGACTGGCACATAACAGAAACCAGCCCAAACGACGCCCCGCTTCAGGATACAATGTTAATGTATAATGCAGGCGGAACAGACGGTTCTGTTGCTGTCTTTGGTGTCCCGAGCATGAGGACATACAGGCATATACTTGTTGGTGTTGACCTGCATGAGCCGGTATTCAGCGCAAAGGACAATTCAGGCACAAAGAACCTAAACCCTGACGGAAAATTTCTATATGTAAATGACAAGGCTGCAAATACAATAGGTGTAATCAACCTGCAGTTGGGCGCTCTGGAGAGGCTTATAGCATTGCCATTCCCATTCGGTGTCCATCACATATCATTAAGCAGGGACGGCAAAAGCCTTTATGCAACAGGTGAACTTACAGGCAAGATGGCAAAGGTTGACATTGCAACAGGCAAGGCACAGGTAATAGACTGGGGTCCTGCTCCAAGCGCACCTGACTATCTTGATGTAAGCAAGCCGCCGAAAAAAGAAATGATATTCTCAGGCAACTACTATCATTCAACAGTCGGTGTATTCCAGCCAAATCCATTCAAACTCATAAAAGAGATACCAGTTGGAAAGAACCCCCATGGGACAGATGCAGAGCCAAAAGGCAGGTATATACAGGTTGCAGATAAACTCTCTGCAACACTTACAATTATTGATGTGGACACCCTCTCTGTAAAAAAGGTTATACCAGCAGGCGCTGGTCCTCTCCACAATGTGTTTGACGCAAAAGGCAATGCATATACATCCTGCTTTGTTGCAGACTCTATTGTTAAGACAAACCTTGATAAACTTGAGGTTGTTGATGAATTTCCGGTCCATTACAGGATAGGGCATATTGCAGTAACTGATGATGCCAAGTATGTGTTTGCGCTCAATAAGTTTTCTACAGGTCTTTTCAGTCCAACAGGCATCCGTTGGCCTGTAAACCACGAGATGATTGATGCGGATGAGAAAAGCCCGACATACGGCAAGTCATTAAAGATTATCCCTGTTGACGGCGAGCCGCATAATGCAAAGATTATCTCTGCAAACATGATTAAGGATTGGACAATGGGTCAGGCAGAAAAAGGCGGACTTCTTGACAAGCCGTTAACAGAGGTAAGGCCAACGCATGTCAGCGGAAAGATTAGTTATCTTCCTGTTGACACAGGCAAGCCTGGCATTACTGTTGCAAAGGACGGCGTAAAAGAGATTCGTGTAAAGGCATTTAGTTACGGTTATGTCCCAAGACAAATGAGGGTGAACAAGGGCGACAAGGTCAGAATCATCGTGACAAATATAGACAAGGCATCCGGTATCACTAAGAACCCTGATGTTATCATGGGCTTTACCATATATGGTCCTTATGCAACAAGGACAATGCTGCATATTCCAAGGGGCGTTTCATTGATGTCGGAATTTGTTGCAGATTACGCAGGCGAATATGAAATCTACTGCGAGACATTCTGTGGACCTCTGCACCTTGAGATGAGGGCGGCATTCTTTGTTGATGACCCAAAGAAGGGTCCTTCAAATCTTGGTGTTGGAGATTATGATGAGGCTCAGAAGCAGAAACAATTGAATGTCCCTGAAGAACATCTGTCAGCACCAAAACCAGAGATTCTGTAA